In Roseisolibacter agri, the following proteins share a genomic window:
- a CDS encoding LysR family transcriptional regulator, whose product MELRHLRYFVTVVAEGNLARAAARLRVAQSALSRQIQDLERELGAPLLARLPRGMQPTEAGRVFLAHAQRALAAADAGAHAVRDVVAGAAGTLRIGTVDWGEHVARIGLAVDCLRARMPAATVTFDPTAWTEQPAAIAAGRMDAGFCPAVRLTDLPSALDGEALAEEPVDRVVLSSTHPLARHEAVTLRELVEVPMLLPERAVYPAMYDHCVAELRRSGREPRVIVAPPSPAASAGLVAAGAGFILGFRSLMRTPPPGTVVLPIRDASITVRLFALRRKDDERPLVRAFLACLRDAYHEQHPHESADESAASWS is encoded by the coding sequence ATGGAGCTGCGACACCTGCGCTACTTCGTGACGGTGGTCGCCGAGGGGAACCTCGCGCGGGCGGCGGCGCGGCTGCGCGTCGCCCAGTCCGCGCTCAGCCGCCAGATCCAGGACCTCGAGCGCGAGCTGGGCGCGCCGCTGCTGGCGCGGCTGCCGCGCGGCATGCAGCCCACCGAGGCGGGGCGCGTCTTCCTCGCGCACGCCCAGCGGGCGCTGGCGGCGGCGGACGCGGGGGCGCACGCGGTGCGCGACGTCGTGGCGGGCGCCGCGGGCACGCTGCGCATCGGCACCGTGGACTGGGGCGAGCACGTGGCGCGCATCGGGCTGGCGGTGGACTGCCTGCGCGCGCGGATGCCGGCGGCGACGGTGACCTTCGACCCGACGGCGTGGACCGAGCAGCCGGCCGCGATCGCGGCGGGGCGCATGGACGCGGGCTTCTGCCCGGCGGTGCGCCTGACCGACCTGCCGTCGGCGCTGGACGGCGAGGCACTGGCCGAGGAGCCGGTGGACCGCGTGGTGCTGTCGTCGACGCATCCGCTGGCGCGGCACGAGGCGGTCACGCTGCGCGAGCTGGTGGAGGTGCCGATGCTGCTCCCCGAGCGCGCGGTCTACCCGGCGATGTACGACCACTGCGTGGCGGAGCTGCGGCGGTCGGGACGCGAGCCGCGCGTCATCGTCGCGCCGCCGAGCCCCGCGGCGTCGGCGGGGCTCGTGGCCGCGGGCGCGGGCTTCATCCTCGGCTTCCGCAGCCTGATGCGAACGCCGCCGCCCGGCACGGTCGTGCTGCCCATCCGCGACGCGTCCATCACGGTGCGGCTGTTCGCCCTGCGGCGTAAAGACGACGAGCGGCCGCTCGTGCGGGCGTTCCTCGCGTGCCTGCGCGACGCCTACCACGAGCAGCACCCGCACGAGAGTGCGGACGAGAGCGCGGCGTCGTGGAGCTGA
- a CDS encoding LysR family transcriptional regulator, which produces MELRHLRYLVAVAEDGRLGRAAARLHVAQSALSRQIQDLERELGVALFERTSRGLRLAPAGRAFLDHARRALAEVEAGRRAAQAAALEGAVLRLALPDWASAMRRVTAALDAFRRRTPGSTVELDPTPWPLHPAALREERIDVGFGIGAAASDFAPELDAVWLADESSSWALLPATHPLAPRAQVTLRELADLPLLVPGRDVNAALYDHMVDAARSGGVEPRIATAPPSFAAGVAFIAAGAGWTFVTQSTQQDPPPGTVVRRVEGVHRALGMFALHRAADARPVVRTFVECVAAEFAEARPTA; this is translated from the coding sequence GTGGAGCTGAGGCACCTGCGCTACCTGGTGGCGGTGGCGGAGGACGGGCGCCTGGGGCGCGCGGCCGCGCGGCTCCACGTCGCGCAGAGCGCGCTCAGCCGGCAGATCCAGGACCTGGAGCGCGAGCTGGGCGTGGCGCTGTTCGAGCGCACGTCGCGCGGGCTGCGGCTCGCGCCCGCGGGGCGCGCGTTCCTGGACCACGCGCGGCGCGCGCTGGCGGAGGTCGAGGCGGGGCGGAGGGCCGCGCAGGCGGCGGCGCTGGAGGGCGCGGTGCTGCGCCTCGCGCTCCCCGACTGGGCGAGCGCCATGCGACGCGTGACCGCCGCGCTGGACGCGTTCCGGCGGCGCACGCCGGGGAGCACGGTGGAGCTCGACCCGACGCCGTGGCCGCTGCATCCGGCCGCGCTGCGCGAGGAGCGGATCGACGTCGGCTTCGGCATCGGCGCGGCGGCGTCGGACTTCGCGCCCGAGCTGGACGCGGTGTGGCTGGCGGACGAGTCGTCGAGCTGGGCGCTGCTGCCGGCGACGCACCCGCTGGCGCCGCGCGCGCAGGTGACGTTGCGCGAGCTGGCCGACCTGCCGCTGCTGGTGCCGGGCCGCGACGTGAACGCGGCGCTCTACGACCACATGGTGGACGCGGCGCGCAGCGGCGGCGTGGAGCCGCGCATCGCCACCGCGCCGCCGAGCTTCGCCGCGGGCGTGGCGTTCATCGCCGCGGGCGCGGGGTGGACGTTCGTGACGCAGTCCACGCAGCAGGACCCGCCGCCCGGCACGGTGGTCCGGCGCGTCGAGGGCGTGCACCGGGCGCTCGGGATGTTCGCGCTGCATCGCGCGGCCGACGCGCGCCCGGTGGTGCGGACGTTCGTCGAGTGCGTGGCGGCCGAGTTCGCGGAGGCGCGCCCCACGGCGTGA
- a CDS encoding sensor histidine kinase, protein MRQTLRSALARRGRETVAWLAIGGTLAVMLFTAHQVRQGWAQRRVAAEQAVRDQLTTTAVLIGTEAAKMSALELRSLLWPVLGTNGSPNRRPLTLDAFARAGAGQVAAMSDDRGAARPGYFRLARRRRGEWTAELRGALATDSAYGRAVLDEVRRWTGRVDVDRPGLRIGILHPNVQGVPVVVGMAPERGADGRAVALFGVAYARSAALRTHVGHVLHGVSLLPAPARERSDGVTHDRARVDNAALAVRLRYATGLRDAVSAAAADDAVWRSGFVATRAIEGPDGGFTVEVAVPAHVGRRYVAAAMPSASERLMLGGVLLLGLGFAVAAALGLRRQYRLAEARRTFVAAVSHELRTPLAHVNALSETLLLGRAESPEQAQRWLRAIHREGRRLSVLTENVLLHARGERRGIRAAPQWTDLGAVVHDAVSLVEAQAQARAARIVVVGTAVDGTTGSARGWVDAAAVRQIVINFIENALKFGPDGQTVTVTVDVEHAPAADGGGSLLRLSVDDEGPGVPPADRDRIWQPFVRLAEGGSAPAGTGLGLSVVRQLVAEHGGRWSVCDVPGRGARFRVELPLAAPAPIVAERVDEPATSPAAPRRTIAATGR, encoded by the coding sequence ATGCGACAGACACTGCGGTCCGCCCTCGCGCGTCGCGGCCGCGAGACGGTCGCCTGGCTCGCCATCGGTGGCACGCTGGCGGTGATGCTGTTCACCGCGCACCAGGTGCGTCAGGGCTGGGCGCAGCGGCGAGTCGCCGCGGAGCAGGCCGTCCGCGACCAGCTGACGACCACCGCGGTGCTCATCGGCACCGAGGCGGCGAAGATGAGCGCGCTCGAGCTGCGGTCGCTCCTCTGGCCCGTGCTCGGCACGAACGGATCGCCGAACCGGCGTCCGCTCACGCTCGACGCCTTCGCCCGCGCCGGCGCGGGGCAGGTCGCCGCCATGAGCGACGATCGCGGCGCCGCGCGGCCGGGCTACTTCCGCCTCGCGCGCCGCCGCCGCGGCGAGTGGACGGCCGAGCTGCGCGGCGCGCTCGCCACCGACTCCGCGTACGGGCGCGCGGTGCTCGACGAGGTCCGGCGCTGGACCGGACGCGTCGACGTCGACCGGCCCGGGCTGCGCATCGGCATCCTCCACCCGAACGTGCAGGGCGTGCCCGTCGTCGTCGGCATGGCGCCGGAGCGCGGCGCCGACGGGCGCGCCGTCGCGCTGTTCGGCGTCGCGTACGCGCGCAGCGCGGCGCTCCGCACGCACGTCGGGCACGTGCTGCACGGCGTGTCGCTGCTGCCGGCGCCCGCGCGCGAGCGGAGCGACGGCGTGACGCACGACCGCGCTCGCGTGGACAACGCCGCACTCGCCGTGCGGCTGCGTTACGCGACGGGGTTGCGGGACGCGGTCTCCGCCGCCGCGGCGGACGACGCGGTCTGGCGCTCGGGGTTCGTCGCCACGCGCGCCATCGAGGGCCCCGACGGCGGGTTCACGGTGGAGGTGGCGGTGCCGGCGCACGTCGGCCGGCGCTACGTCGCGGCCGCGATGCCCTCGGCCAGCGAGCGGCTGATGCTCGGCGGCGTGCTGCTCCTCGGCCTCGGGTTCGCCGTGGCGGCGGCGCTCGGGCTGCGGCGCCAGTACAGGCTCGCCGAGGCGCGCCGGACGTTCGTCGCGGCGGTGTCGCACGAGCTGCGCACGCCGCTCGCGCACGTGAACGCACTGAGCGAGACGCTGCTGCTCGGGCGCGCGGAGTCGCCGGAGCAGGCGCAGCGCTGGCTGCGCGCGATCCACCGCGAGGGCCGGCGCCTCAGCGTGCTCACGGAGAACGTGCTGCTGCACGCGCGCGGCGAGCGGCGTGGCATCCGCGCGGCCCCGCAGTGGACGGACCTCGGCGCGGTCGTGCACGACGCGGTCAGCCTCGTCGAGGCACAGGCGCAGGCACGCGCGGCGCGCATTGTCGTCGTCGGGACGGCGGTGGACGGCACGACGGGCAGCGCGCGCGGCTGGGTCGACGCGGCCGCCGTGCGGCAGATCGTCATCAACTTCATCGAGAACGCGTTGAAGTTCGGCCCCGACGGCCAGACGGTGACGGTCACCGTCGACGTGGAGCACGCGCCGGCCGCCGATGGTGGCGGGAGCCTGCTGCGCCTGAGCGTCGACGACGAGGGGCCGGGTGTCCCACCCGCCGATCGCGACCGGATCTGGCAGCCGTTCGTGCGACTCGCGGAAGGTGGGAGCGCGCCGGCCGGCACGGGGTTGGGGCTGAGCGTCGTGCGGCAGCTGGTCGCGGAGCACGGCGGACGCTGGTCGGTGTGCGACGTGCCGGGGCGCGGCGCGCGATTCCGCGTCGAGCTGCCGCTCGCGGCGCCCGCGCCCATCGTCGCGGAGCGCGTGGACGAGCCCGCGACGTCGCCGGCCGCGCCGCGACGCACGATCGCGGCGACCGGGCGTTGA
- a CDS encoding helix-turn-helix transcriptional regulator, translated as MTPSLTPTDLARLATAADALLSPLASPDGAAWRTRVTGAMRELFGIDNALFVTTEGERLRFDCDTAPPAVLRRFEQLTRAEARTGRIRSVDTLVDTWFQRRAAMGVEIYNEPLNDRMVDYQLHRSTIVNEAVRPGGMYDFLGFMTATAGHELMLFMGHERPGRSRFGSDGELPVLRALLPAFRAGHQALAAVGAHRAALGATLDELTDAVLVVGPDGRALHRNTALVRLLAADPQRERLEAALLLASCGWTGTARRTATPRAAEQRVATSVGRYVVRASHLPPDLLGEAGGALVTVVRDVAGADAARTLPARFGLTQREAEVAQALARRLTNAEVARALGISPHTAERHTERVLAKLGVRSRHEVAQKLHEENDTLALAVA; from the coding sequence ATGACTCCCAGCCTGACCCCGACCGACCTGGCGCGCCTCGCGACGGCGGCCGACGCGCTGCTCTCGCCGCTCGCGAGCCCAGACGGCGCCGCCTGGCGCACGCGCGTGACCGGCGCGATGCGCGAGCTGTTCGGCATCGACAACGCGCTCTTCGTCACCACCGAAGGCGAGCGCCTGCGCTTCGACTGCGACACCGCGCCGCCGGCCGTGCTCCGGCGCTTCGAGCAGCTCACGCGCGCCGAGGCGCGCACGGGGCGCATCCGGTCGGTCGACACGCTGGTGGACACGTGGTTCCAGCGCCGCGCCGCGATGGGCGTCGAGATCTACAACGAGCCGCTCAACGACCGCATGGTCGACTACCAGCTGCACCGCAGCACGATCGTCAACGAGGCCGTGCGGCCCGGCGGCATGTACGACTTCCTCGGCTTCATGACCGCGACGGCGGGGCACGAGCTGATGCTCTTCATGGGCCACGAGCGGCCGGGGCGCTCGCGCTTCGGGAGCGACGGCGAGCTGCCCGTGCTGCGCGCGCTGCTGCCCGCGTTCCGCGCGGGACATCAGGCCCTCGCCGCCGTCGGCGCGCATCGCGCGGCGCTCGGCGCCACGCTCGACGAGCTGACGGACGCGGTGCTCGTGGTGGGACCCGACGGGCGCGCGCTGCATCGCAACACCGCGCTCGTGCGCCTGCTGGCCGCCGATCCGCAGCGCGAGCGCCTGGAGGCGGCGCTCCTGCTCGCGTCGTGCGGCTGGACCGGCACCGCGCGCCGCACCGCGACGCCGCGCGCCGCGGAGCAGCGCGTCGCCACGAGCGTCGGCCGCTACGTCGTGCGCGCGTCGCACCTGCCGCCCGACCTGCTGGGCGAGGCGGGCGGCGCGCTCGTGACCGTCGTGCGCGACGTGGCCGGCGCGGACGCCGCGCGCACGCTTCCCGCGCGCTTCGGCCTGACGCAGCGCGAGGCCGAGGTGGCGCAGGCGCTCGCGCGCCGCCTCACCAACGCGGAGGTCGCGCGCGCGCTCGGCATCAGCCCGCACACGGCGGAGCGGCACACCGAGCGCGTGCTCGCGAAGCTCGGCGTCCGCTCGCGCCACGAGGTCGCGCAGAAGCTGCACGAGGAGAACGACACGCTGGCGCTGGCCGTGGCCTGA
- a CDS encoding ABC transporter permease, whose amino-acid sequence MLVADLRYAVRTLLRARGFVLAVVVTLGLGIGATTAIFSVVRGVMLKPLPHREGDRLMYLRQSIRGPGGEDVFFSVPEIADFRTGSKALAGIAEYSPLTLTLVGEDDAVRIDVGLVTGNYFSVMGLSPVLGRSFTDRDDGPAATPVMMLTHDYWQKRFGGDPSVVGRTLRVGGKAVSVVGVLQPAPYFPARIDALMNMVNSEHHLSAMMVTGRTHRMTAMIARLAPGATVAQARAEVAAITARAHADHPEAYDAGSGFQVTLTPFQEVLGQNARLTMLLLMGAAAFVLVIACANVANLTLMRGVRREQELVVRTAMGAGTWRLRRLLMAENLLLALAGSTLGLLLAFGGVRMLATFAARYSPRAGEIRIDGAVLAFSLLLAVVVAILLSFAPGMASERTLGATLAAGGRRTTGSVRRQRFQQALVVAQIAVSVVLLTGAGLLTRTMQRLSVVDSGLHAERVLTMEVPKDFDGSNPAATIGQYEQMQRQLAALPGVSEVGLGSTMPLRASGITLDIKADGHPIAPGQAQPHSEYRTANPDYFRAAGIPLLQGRAFTSTDRAESPRVVILNKTLADQLFPGQDPIGQRVAWTGEVLKFIGVSGDWRTVVGVVGDTKDGGLDATPIPATFIPFAQGDFPSGGFVIRTRSDPASFAAAATRIVRQAAPQQPIEKVLTVEQIRDESVAPRRLNAMLVSSFGVLALIVAAVGIAAVLAFSVTARTNEIGVRMSLGANASMVQRMVLSEGGRLVLVGLAFGVAGALSLTRLMQGLLFDVPPHDPVTLGVVAFVMAVVGIGACWLPAFRAARIDPAVTLHAS is encoded by the coding sequence ATGCTCGTCGCCGACCTGCGCTACGCCGTCCGGACCCTGCTGCGCGCCCGGGGCTTCGTGCTCGCCGTGGTGGTCACGCTGGGACTCGGCATCGGCGCCACGACCGCGATCTTCAGCGTGGTGCGCGGCGTCATGCTCAAGCCGCTGCCGCACCGCGAGGGCGACCGCCTGATGTACCTGCGGCAGTCCATCCGCGGGCCCGGCGGCGAGGACGTGTTCTTCTCGGTGCCCGAGATCGCGGACTTCCGCACGGGATCGAAGGCGCTGGCCGGGATCGCCGAGTACTCGCCGCTCACGCTCACGCTCGTCGGCGAGGACGACGCGGTGCGCATCGACGTGGGGCTCGTGACGGGGAACTACTTCTCGGTGATGGGGCTCTCGCCGGTGCTCGGCCGCAGCTTCACCGACCGCGACGACGGCCCCGCCGCCACGCCGGTCATGATGCTGACGCACGACTACTGGCAGAAGCGGTTCGGCGGCGACCCGTCGGTCGTCGGCCGGACGCTGCGCGTGGGCGGCAAGGCGGTCAGCGTGGTGGGCGTGCTGCAGCCGGCACCGTACTTCCCGGCGCGGATCGACGCCCTCATGAACATGGTGAACAGCGAGCACCACCTGAGTGCGATGATGGTGACGGGCCGCACGCATCGCATGACCGCGATGATCGCCCGCCTCGCGCCCGGCGCGACGGTCGCGCAGGCGCGGGCAGAGGTCGCGGCGATCACGGCGCGCGCGCACGCGGACCATCCCGAGGCGTACGACGCCGGCTCCGGCTTCCAGGTGACGCTGACGCCGTTCCAAGAGGTGCTCGGCCAGAACGCGCGGCTGACGATGCTGCTGCTGATGGGCGCGGCCGCGTTCGTGCTGGTCATCGCGTGCGCGAACGTCGCCAACCTGACGCTCATGCGCGGGGTGCGCCGCGAGCAGGAGCTGGTCGTCCGCACGGCGATGGGCGCGGGCACGTGGCGGCTGCGCCGGCTGCTGATGGCGGAGAACCTCCTGCTGGCGCTGGCCGGCAGCACGCTCGGCCTGCTGCTCGCCTTTGGCGGCGTGCGCATGCTCGCCACCTTCGCGGCGCGCTACAGCCCGCGCGCGGGCGAGATCCGCATCGACGGCGCGGTGCTCGCGTTCAGCCTCCTGCTGGCCGTCGTCGTCGCGATCCTCCTCTCGTTCGCGCCCGGCATGGCGAGCGAGCGCACGCTCGGCGCCACGCTGGCCGCGGGCGGCCGGCGCACGACGGGCAGCGTCCGCCGGCAGCGCTTCCAGCAGGCGCTCGTCGTCGCGCAGATCGCCGTGTCGGTGGTGCTGCTCACGGGCGCCGGGCTGCTGACGCGCACGATGCAGCGCCTCTCGGTCGTCGACTCGGGGTTGCACGCGGAGCGCGTGCTGACGATGGAGGTGCCGAAGGACTTCGACGGCTCGAACCCCGCGGCGACCATCGGGCAGTACGAGCAGATGCAGCGCCAGCTCGCGGCGCTGCCCGGCGTGTCGGAGGTGGGGCTCGGCTCCACGATGCCGCTGCGCGCGTCGGGCATCACGCTCGACATCAAGGCGGACGGCCACCCGATCGCGCCCGGGCAGGCGCAGCCGCACTCCGAGTACCGCACCGCGAACCCCGACTACTTCCGCGCCGCGGGCATCCCGCTGCTGCAGGGGCGCGCGTTCACGTCCACCGACCGCGCGGAGAGCCCGCGCGTCGTGATCCTGAACAAGACGCTCGCCGACCAGCTCTTCCCCGGTCAGGATCCCATCGGCCAGCGCGTGGCGTGGACCGGCGAGGTGCTGAAGTTCATCGGTGTCTCGGGCGACTGGCGCACGGTGGTCGGCGTGGTGGGCGACACGAAGGACGGTGGCCTCGACGCGACGCCGATCCCGGCGACGTTCATCCCGTTCGCGCAGGGCGACTTCCCGTCGGGCGGCTTCGTGATCCGCACCCGGTCCGACCCGGCGTCGTTCGCGGCGGCGGCGACGCGCATCGTGCGTCAGGCGGCGCCGCAGCAGCCCATCGAGAAGGTGCTGACGGTGGAGCAGATCCGCGACGAGAGCGTGGCGCCGCGGCGCCTGAACGCGATGCTCGTGTCGTCGTTCGGCGTGCTCGCGCTGATCGTCGCGGCGGTGGGGATCGCGGCCGTGCTGGCGTTCTCGGTGACCGCGCGCACGAACGAGATCGGCGTCCGTATGAGCCTCGGCGCCAACGCGTCCATGGTGCAGCGCATGGTGCTGTCGGAAGGCGGACGGCTCGTGCTCGTCGGGCTGGCGTTCGGCGTCGCGGGCGCGCTGTCGCTGACGCGGCTCATGCAGGGCCTGCTGTTCGACGTGCCGCCGCACGATCCGGTGACGCTCGGCGTCGTGGCGTTCGTCATGGCCGTCGTCGGCATCGGCGCGTGCTGGCTCCCGGCGTTCCGCGCGGCGCGCATCGATCCGGCGGTCACGCTGCACGCGAGCTGA
- a CDS encoding response regulator: MFSIPNAVDDVSPSLRILIVEDHEDLADALRANLRSEGYQATVASDGRQALAMVRADPPDLMVLDLGIPGLDGLALLSRLRAEGHWCPVLILSARDSDSDKVEGFRLGADDYVTKPFRTLELMARVDAMGRRVVRERAAASIQQAAPVAAAPVPDASPFTALQITGACGLTLRQAEIALLIAEGRSNPEIAGQLGISRFTVRNHAEQILARLKVESRWQVARALGEAVAMVAAGRGGAPGAPPV; this comes from the coding sequence ATGTTCAGCATCCCGAACGCCGTCGACGACGTGAGCCCGAGCCTGCGCATCCTGATCGTCGAGGACCATGAGGACCTCGCCGACGCGCTCCGCGCGAACCTCCGCAGCGAGGGCTACCAGGCGACGGTCGCGAGCGACGGGCGTCAGGCGCTGGCGATGGTGCGCGCCGATCCGCCCGACCTCATGGTGCTCGACCTCGGCATCCCCGGGCTCGACGGGCTCGCGCTGCTGTCACGCCTGCGGGCCGAGGGGCACTGGTGTCCCGTGCTCATCCTGTCCGCGCGCGACTCCGACTCGGACAAGGTCGAGGGGTTCCGGCTGGGCGCGGACGACTACGTCACGAAGCCGTTCCGCACGCTGGAGCTGATGGCGCGGGTGGACGCGATGGGGCGGCGCGTCGTGCGGGAGCGGGCCGCGGCGTCGATCCAGCAGGCCGCGCCGGTCGCGGCGGCACCGGTGCCGGACGCGTCGCCGTTCACCGCCCTGCAGATCACCGGCGCCTGTGGGCTGACGCTGCGACAGGCGGAGATCGCGCTGCTGATCGCCGAGGGGCGCTCGAATCCGGAGATCGCGGGGCAGCTGGGCATCAGCCGGTTCACCGTCCGCAATCACGCCGAGCAGATCCTGGCGCGGTTGAAGGTCGAGTCGCGGTGGCAGGTGGCGC
- a CDS encoding DUF488 family protein produces MWPTVWTVGHSTRPLDEFLAVLAAHDVGLVADVRRFPGSRRLPHYAAPTLEASLAARGVAYHWLPALGGRRRPDPASPNVGWRHPAFRAYADHVATGEFADGLLELLLLAQGLRTVVMCSEILWWRCHRRLIADVLVSLDVPVVHIRDARVAEPHRLTAPARLVDGRLTYEPDDGASG; encoded by the coding sequence ATGTGGCCAACCGTCTGGACCGTCGGGCACTCCACCCGGCCGCTCGACGAGTTCCTGGCGGTGCTCGCCGCGCACGACGTCGGGCTGGTCGCCGACGTGCGGCGCTTCCCCGGCTCGCGACGCCTGCCGCACTACGCGGCGCCGACGCTGGAGGCGTCGCTCGCCGCGCGGGGGGTCGCCTACCACTGGCTGCCCGCGCTCGGCGGACGACGGCGGCCGGATCCCGCCTCGCCGAACGTCGGCTGGCGGCATCCGGCCTTCCGCGCCTACGCGGACCACGTGGCCACCGGGGAGTTCGCCGACGGGCTGCTCGAGCTCCTGCTGCTCGCGCAGGGGCTCCGCACCGTCGTCATGTGCTCCGAGATCCTCTGGTGGCGCTGCCACCGGCGGCTCATCGCCGACGTGCTGGTGTCGCTCGACGTGCCGGTCGTGCACATCCGCGACGCGCGCGTGGCGGAGCCGCACCGCCTCACCGCACCCGCGCGGCTCGTGGACGGGCGGCTGACCTACGAGCCGGACGACGGCGCGTCCGGCTGA